The Candidatus Phaeomarinobacter ectocarpi genome includes a region encoding these proteins:
- a CDS encoding ABC transporter ATP-binding protein produces MSSTLLTLNNIGRRFADGTAALANISADIEAGSFVSLVGPSGCGKSTLLRLIAGLDEPSSGSITWTNGQPDDVGFVFQDSTLMPWATVADNVWLPHRLRGLSKEDAQPLIAEALERVGLGGRQSAYPRELSGGMRMRVSIARALSLKPRVLLMDEPFAALDEITREKLNEDLNDLWAEHKWTVLYVTHSVYEAAFLSTRILVMPAQPGRFVADVDVDAPADRGDGWRANQHFAQISADVTAQLRAAAGLALPSRQAS; encoded by the coding sequence GTGAGCAGCACACTCCTTACACTGAATAATATTGGCCGGCGGTTTGCCGATGGCACAGCTGCGCTTGCGAACATCTCCGCCGATATTGAGGCAGGGAGTTTCGTCTCGCTGGTTGGGCCATCGGGTTGTGGCAAGAGCACACTCCTGCGCTTGATCGCCGGGCTGGATGAGCCAAGCTCCGGCAGCATCACATGGACCAACGGGCAGCCGGATGATGTTGGTTTCGTGTTTCAGGATTCGACTTTGATGCCATGGGCTACGGTTGCGGACAATGTGTGGCTGCCGCACCGGCTGCGGGGACTATCCAAAGAAGACGCCCAGCCGCTCATTGCTGAAGCATTGGAGCGCGTTGGACTGGGCGGGCGGCAGAGTGCCTATCCGCGCGAGCTGTCCGGCGGCATGAGGATGCGCGTCTCAATCGCGCGCGCCCTTTCGCTCAAGCCACGGGTCTTGCTGATGGACGAACCATTTGCAGCCCTCGATGAGATCACCCGCGAAAAACTCAATGAAGACCTCAATGATCTGTGGGCGGAGCATAAGTGGACAGTCCTCTACGTCACGCACAGTGTCTATGAAGCTGCGTTCCTCTCGACACGCATTTTGGTGATGCCTGCGCAGCCAGGGCGTTTCGTAGCTGATGTCGACGTTGATGCACCGGCTGACCGAGGGGATGGCTGGCGCGCAAACCAGCACTTCGCGCAGATATCGGCTGACGTAACGGCACAACTCAGGGCTGCTGCGGGTCTTGCGCTTCCATCCCGGCAGGCCTCATGA
- a CDS encoding ABC transporter substrate-binding protein, with protein sequence MGRLGLIGAGIAAVVLIALGMWLTEPQSLTDDGGTQRITFATDWKAQAEHGGFYQAVAKGFYAKRGLEVEILPGGPGVNVPQLMAGGAVDFGMGSNSFIPLRIVEAGIPVRAVMTVFQKDPQVLITHPREDVASLADMKGKPIMISDATISAFWVWLKAKYDFSDDQIRKYTYNLAPFLVDETAIQQGYVTSEPYTIEKEGGIAPEVYLLADNGYPGYATMVLAPNAWIEESPEVIQAFVDGTIEGWYDYLYGDPEPANALILQDNPEITADVLAQAREKMLSYELATGGDAKTLGLGAMTEDRWRTFFEVMSANGVYEADLDWRAAFTSEFVNKGPMDMPGLPAAQGN encoded by the coding sequence ATGGGCAGGCTAGGGCTAATTGGTGCCGGTATCGCAGCCGTGGTGTTGATCGCGCTTGGGATGTGGCTGACCGAACCCCAATCTCTCACCGACGATGGCGGCACCCAGCGCATTACATTCGCCACTGACTGGAAGGCCCAGGCCGAGCATGGCGGGTTTTACCAGGCGGTTGCCAAAGGCTTCTATGCCAAGCGCGGGCTGGAAGTAGAAATTCTGCCCGGCGGACCCGGTGTGAATGTGCCTCAGCTCATGGCCGGCGGCGCTGTTGATTTCGGCATGGGATCCAACAGCTTTATTCCATTGCGCATTGTTGAGGCCGGCATTCCCGTGCGCGCGGTGATGACCGTGTTTCAAAAAGACCCGCAGGTCCTGATTACCCATCCGCGTGAGGACGTGGCATCGCTGGCAGACATGAAGGGGAAACCCATCATGATTTCTGACGCAACCATCAGTGCGTTCTGGGTATGGCTGAAGGCGAAATATGATTTCAGTGACGATCAGATCAGAAAATATACCTACAACCTGGCGCCGTTTCTGGTGGACGAGACCGCCATCCAGCAAGGCTATGTGACATCCGAGCCTTACACGATTGAAAAGGAGGGTGGCATTGCGCCGGAGGTCTATCTGCTGGCGGACAATGGCTATCCAGGTTACGCGACCATGGTGCTGGCGCCCAATGCGTGGATTGAGGAGAGCCCGGAGGTCATTCAGGCCTTCGTCGATGGCACCATCGAGGGATGGTACGACTATCTCTACGGCGACCCGGAACCGGCCAACGCGCTGATCCTGCAGGACAACCCGGAGATCACGGCTGACGTTCTGGCGCAGGCACGTGAAAAGATGCTGAGCTACGAGCTGGCGACAGGTGGCGACGCAAAGACGCTTGGTCTTGGTGCCATGACAGAAGATCGCTGGCGCACCTTCTTTGAAGTCATGTCCGCCAATGGCGTGTATGAAGCTGATCTGGATTGGCGGGCGGCGTTCACCAGCGAGTTCGTCAACAAGGGACCGATGGACATGCCGGGACTGCCCGCGGCCCAAGGCAACTAG
- a CDS encoding DUF1254 domain-containing protein: protein MKTWPLWIGAAIVLSLIVHILTVLLVPPSVMTLAMIRMADADADTRVLHTPPPDASARTVVRPSPDLAYSICLFDMAEGPMLVKAAVPETYWSVSAFAHNTDNFFVVNDQQVEGDTLELLIRREDDEVTGFDGIPVSFAPTDKGVVLMRMLVTDRENYLELDPVRRNATCETLTR from the coding sequence ATGAAAACCTGGCCGCTTTGGATTGGCGCCGCCATCGTGCTGTCGCTTATCGTCCACATACTGACGGTGCTGCTGGTGCCGCCCAGCGTGATGACCCTTGCGATGATCCGCATGGCGGATGCCGATGCGGACACGCGCGTGTTGCATACACCACCGCCGGACGCCTCCGCGCGCACGGTTGTGCGTCCAAGCCCGGACCTCGCCTATTCCATCTGCCTGTTCGACATGGCGGAAGGGCCGATGCTTGTGAAGGCCGCTGTGCCGGAGACCTATTGGTCTGTCTCAGCCTTTGCGCACAACACGGACAATTTCTTTGTGGTCAATGATCAGCAGGTTGAGGGCGATACGCTTGAGCTATTGATCCGCCGCGAGGACGACGAAGTGACCGGCTTTGACGGCATACCCGTTTCCTTTGCACCAACCGACAAGGGCGTGGTGTTGATGCGGATGCTTGTCACGGATCGCGAGAACTATCTCGAGCTTGATCCGGTGCGGCGCAACGCGACCTGCGAAACCCTGACGCGCTAG
- a CDS encoding DUF1214 domain-containing protein, with protein MFRLASFLKLTGVLLFAVVVGAGSAWWAIMGAIEASGVKNGPWYTSTAIGSAASDPYTRAQIALTGLLALNKSEAVYFTATQDDDGRPLSGACTYEVTGRNLAARWWSITAYGSDHYLMHNEQERFSYNVASLGLRFAPIAKWRINVSASEQQSNWLPVKKNDFFSLTLRLYNPSAQIIGNLESVGLPEIKRVSCTEEGAAS; from the coding sequence ATGTTCCGCCTTGCATCTTTTTTGAAGTTGACCGGTGTCTTGCTGTTTGCGGTCGTCGTCGGCGCGGGCTCTGCGTGGTGGGCCATTATGGGTGCGATCGAGGCATCGGGCGTAAAGAATGGCCCGTGGTACACCTCGACCGCGATTGGCTCAGCAGCGTCTGATCCTTATACGCGGGCGCAAATTGCCCTAACCGGGCTGCTGGCTCTCAACAAGTCGGAAGCGGTTTACTTCACCGCGACGCAGGATGATGACGGCAGACCGTTGAGCGGTGCGTGCACCTATGAAGTGACGGGGCGCAATCTGGCGGCGCGCTGGTGGAGCATCACCGCCTATGGCAGCGACCACTATTTGATGCACAACGAGCAGGAACGGTTTTCCTACAATGTGGCATCGCTTGGTCTGCGTTTTGCGCCGATTGCCAAGTGGCGCATCAACGTTTCTGCCAGCGAGCAGCAAAGCAACTGGCTGCCAGTGAAGAAGAATGACTTCTTCTCGCTGACATTGCGGCTGTACAACCCGTCCGCGCAGATCATCGGCAACCTGGAAAGCGTCGGCCTGCCGGAAATCAAGCGCGTGTCGTGCACGGAAGAGGGAGCGGCCTCATGA
- a CDS encoding transglycosylase domain-containing protein: MGTYTSNRDSERQGSWPPTGSSHPADAQSRVDFVSSDRFDDTPDLALGYAPLATSGVRPNKDQKLDDDAKAIRRGRMGGGFRLMLFSSFATLLLIFMLPLALGLPGKVDPWSIRSIANGDVNVTFLDGNGDLLAHRGYRQEETVPLSEMPPYLVQAVLAMEDRRFYRHWGVDILGVLRAAQANFAAGGIVEGGSTITQQLARNLYLDGSRTFTRKAQEAALAFWLEQQLTKDEILELYLNRIYLGAGAYGVEAASKVYFSKSVRELTVSEAALIAGLPKAPAQLSPAKDLPRAQDRAALVLEKLEETGWMTAAEIEAARAAPAIVELEERSPDIRASYFVDWVYSRMPLFVDGPPRELVVETTFDPELQRMGEEALAATFDGLRSNAKVDQGALVALDHNGAVKAMVGGRDYLESQFNRATQAIRQPGSAFKPLVYMAALQNGYTPYSGIVDRPVRINGWKPLNANRRYSGWMQMRNAIAYSVNTIAVRVGHKVGLDKVADYARASGITTPLPAHPSLALGAMGTRLYELTGSYVPLANGGYEAPAYGITRISNVEGDVLYERARNIIGAMPPPYRENNSGQEQVDEDAVMTPILNKVATTRDVQTMTKMLKRVISIGTGRRASLGAREAAGKTGTTNDNRDALFVGYTADLVAGVWMGNDNNSEMDRVYGGTLPATTWANFMTAAHEGKPKRKIYTPIWVAPHPSQYKEPEPVVEEVPMVEAPAVPNYAALRGKLNGLSSALAAAVPLEAPEPVRTRSRGMDRSVFRSRDD; encoded by the coding sequence ATGGGGACGTACACCAGCAATCGCGACAGCGAGCGGCAGGGCTCGTGGCCGCCGACGGGATCATCACATCCCGCGGATGCTCAATCGCGCGTTGATTTCGTCAGCAGTGACCGGTTTGACGATACGCCGGACCTGGCACTGGGCTATGCGCCGCTTGCCACATCGGGTGTCCGACCGAACAAGGATCAAAAACTCGACGATGACGCAAAGGCCATACGGCGCGGACGCATGGGCGGCGGATTTCGGCTGATGCTGTTTTCGTCTTTCGCGACGCTGTTGCTCATTTTCATGTTGCCACTGGCGCTGGGGCTGCCGGGCAAGGTGGACCCGTGGTCCATCCGCAGCATTGCGAATGGCGATGTGAACGTCACCTTTCTGGACGGCAATGGTGACCTGCTGGCTCATCGCGGCTATCGACAGGAAGAAACTGTGCCCTTGTCAGAGATGCCGCCCTATCTGGTGCAGGCGGTGCTTGCGATGGAAGACCGGCGTTTCTACCGGCACTGGGGCGTCGACATTCTGGGTGTGCTGCGTGCGGCACAGGCCAACTTTGCGGCCGGCGGCATCGTGGAAGGTGGCAGCACCATCACCCAGCAGCTGGCGCGCAACCTGTATCTCGACGGGTCACGCACCTTTACCCGCAAGGCACAGGAGGCAGCGCTGGCCTTCTGGCTGGAGCAGCAGCTGACCAAGGATGAAATTCTCGAACTGTATCTCAATAGGATCTATCTGGGCGCCGGGGCGTATGGCGTCGAGGCGGCCTCCAAGGTGTATTTCAGCAAGAGCGTGCGTGAGCTGACCGTCAGCGAAGCGGCGCTGATTGCCGGATTGCCCAAAGCCCCGGCACAGCTATCGCCCGCAAAAGACCTTCCCCGGGCACAGGACCGCGCGGCCCTGGTTCTGGAGAAGCTGGAAGAGACCGGCTGGATGACGGCTGCCGAGATTGAAGCGGCGCGCGCGGCCCCTGCAATTGTTGAGCTGGAGGAACGGTCACCGGATATACGGGCGTCCTACTTTGTGGACTGGGTGTATTCGCGCATGCCGCTTTTTGTAGACGGGCCCCCGCGCGAACTCGTGGTGGAAACGACCTTCGACCCGGAGCTGCAACGCATGGGTGAAGAAGCACTGGCGGCCACCTTCGATGGATTACGCAGCAATGCCAAAGTGGATCAGGGCGCGCTTGTGGCGCTGGACCATAATGGCGCTGTGAAAGCGATGGTCGGCGGGCGGGATTATCTTGAAAGCCAGTTCAATCGCGCGACCCAGGCCATTCGTCAGCCGGGGTCCGCGTTCAAGCCACTGGTGTATATGGCAGCGCTTCAAAACGGCTACACGCCCTATAGCGGCATTGTGGATCGGCCGGTGCGGATCAATGGGTGGAAGCCCCTCAACGCCAACAGGCGCTATAGCGGCTGGATGCAGATGCGCAATGCCATTGCCTATTCGGTCAACACCATTGCGGTTCGTGTTGGACACAAGGTGGGGCTGGACAAGGTGGCGGACTATGCCCGGGCGTCAGGCATAACGACACCGCTGCCCGCACACCCGTCACTGGCGCTGGGTGCCATGGGCACGCGTCTTTATGAACTGACAGGCTCCTATGTGCCCCTGGCAAATGGCGGCTATGAAGCGCCGGCATATGGCATCACCCGCATCTCCAATGTGGAGGGCGATGTGCTCTATGAGCGCGCGCGCAACATCATCGGCGCCATGCCGCCACCCTATCGGGAAAACAATTCCGGTCAGGAGCAGGTGGATGAGGATGCCGTGATGACTCCCATCCTGAACAAGGTCGCCACCACGCGCGATGTTCAGACAATGACCAAGATGCTCAAGCGGGTGATCTCCATCGGTACCGGCAGGAGAGCCTCTTTGGGGGCACGCGAGGCTGCGGGCAAAACCGGCACCACCAATGACAATCGCGACGCATTGTTTGTTGGCTACACGGCTGATCTTGTGGCTGGTGTGTGGATGGGCAACGACAACAACTCGGAAATGGATCGCGTATATGGCGGCACGTTGCCTGCGACGACGTGGGCCAACTTCATGACGGCGGCCCATGAGGGCAAGCCTAAGCGCAAGATCTACACACCCATCTGGGTCGCGCCGCATCCCTCGCAGTACAAGGAGCCCGAGCCTGTGGTCGAAGAGGTTCCGATGGTGGAGGCGCCTGCCGTTCCAAACTACGCAGCCCTGCGCGGCAAACTGAACGGACTATCAAGTGCGCTGGCCGCAGCGGTGCCTCTGGAGGCGCCAGAGCCAGTTCGCACACGGTCGCGCGGGATGGATCGCAGCGTGTTTCGGAGTCGCGATGACTGA
- a CDS encoding YcgN family cysteine cluster protein, producing the protein MNSRSPSSPDSTGVQPFWETKQLADMTTSEWESLCDGCARCCLIKLEDEDTGDIETTNIVCHLLDQDLCRCTDYANRTKHVPTCIKLTPGNVAAIKWMPTSCAYRRLAEGRGLASWHPLVSGDPESIHLSGISVQGKVISEEGIPEDELEDYLAIWEDGDE; encoded by the coding sequence ATGAACAGCCGTTCACCATCCAGCCCCGATAGCACCGGGGTCCAGCCATTCTGGGAAACCAAGCAGCTGGCTGACATGACGACGTCAGAGTGGGAAAGCCTGTGCGATGGCTGCGCCCGCTGTTGCCTCATCAAGCTGGAAGATGAAGACACTGGCGACATCGAAACCACCAACATCGTCTGCCACCTGCTGGATCAGGATCTGTGTCGCTGCACAGATTACGCAAACCGTACAAAACATGTCCCCACCTGCATCAAACTGACCCCGGGCAACGTGGCTGCGATAAAATGGATGCCAACCTCCTGCGCCTACCGCCGCCTAGCCGAGGGCAGGGGCCTGGCGAGCTGGCACCCACTGGTTTCAGGCGATCCCGAGAGCATCCATCTGTCCGGCATCTCAGTCCAGGGCAAGGTCATCAGCGAAGAAGGCATCCCAGAAGACGAGCTGGAAGACTATCTGGCGATTTGGGAGGACGGCGACGAATAG
- a CDS encoding SDR family NAD(P)-dependent oxidoreductase, whose translation MNRCDGKVALITGAARGLGAEAAKRLSVAGASVLLTDILDDQGRETADAIAANGGQAHYIHHDVTSEDDWAAAVEEAVARFGGLDVLVNNAGIYYNRPIAEISLDDWRQMMSINVDGVFLGCKAALPAIRERAGKWRGGGSIVNLSSVAGLIGAAGGTAYHASKGAVRLLTKSLALEGADGEAKVRANSIHPAVIDTNMGRDLVGQFSSNMGVSDNEATELVTMLHPLGRLGLPEDVANAVVFLASEDSAFMTGAEVVVDGGLTAR comes from the coding sequence ATGAACCGCTGCGATGGGAAAGTTGCCCTCATAACAGGTGCTGCGCGTGGTCTTGGCGCTGAAGCAGCCAAAAGGCTGTCAGTGGCCGGTGCCAGTGTATTGTTGACTGACATTCTGGATGATCAGGGTCGCGAGACCGCGGACGCGATTGCCGCAAACGGTGGTCAGGCACACTACATCCACCATGACGTTACGTCGGAAGACGATTGGGCCGCAGCGGTTGAAGAAGCGGTGGCACGCTTTGGCGGTCTTGATGTTCTCGTCAACAACGCAGGCATTTACTACAACCGCCCCATCGCGGAGATCAGTCTCGACGATTGGCGACAGATGATGTCGATCAACGTCGATGGCGTGTTCCTTGGCTGCAAGGCGGCCTTGCCAGCTATTCGTGAACGCGCGGGCAAATGGCGGGGCGGTGGATCCATCGTCAACCTGTCGTCTGTTGCCGGCCTCATTGGTGCTGCTGGTGGTACTGCGTATCACGCGTCCAAAGGCGCAGTCCGCCTCCTTACAAAATCGCTGGCTCTTGAAGGGGCAGATGGCGAAGCCAAGGTCCGCGCCAACTCAATCCACCCCGCCGTTATCGATACCAATATGGGGCGGGATCTGGTTGGTCAGTTCTCAAGCAACATGGGTGTGTCCGACAACGAAGCGACAGAACTCGTCACCATGCTGCATCCTCTCGGCCGGCTTGGTTTGCCGGAAGATGTTGCAAACGCCGTTGTTTTCCTCGCAAGCGAGGATTCTGCATTCATGACGGGGGCCGAAGTGGTCGTTGACGGTGGCTTGACAGCTCGATGA
- a CDS encoding SDR family NAD(P)-dependent oxidoreductase, whose translation MDLGLTGTVALVSGAHRGTGSIIASMLAAEGARVAVHGPAQGDSDTVVHQIQNAGHEALSVWGDLTTDEGAHQAMAGTIENAAAPSILINNWGGVAPGRWADTKAETWHADYERNVLSMVRLSALASEHMKAEHFGRIVNLGTLGTVQPAARTPHYYAAKSALAAASASLARELGPHGITVNLVSPGLIRTDEVEAHFRTRAQRKGWGSDWPEIEKRAMEEMGGGNPSGRMSTREEVAAGVLFLASKPASHISGVNLRVDGGAGGLSL comes from the coding sequence GTGGATCTTGGTCTGACTGGCACAGTTGCATTGGTTTCCGGGGCACATCGCGGCACCGGATCCATCATCGCGTCCATGCTTGCGGCAGAAGGCGCCCGGGTTGCGGTGCATGGTCCCGCTCAGGGTGATTCGGATACCGTCGTGCACCAAATTCAGAATGCAGGGCATGAGGCACTTTCAGTCTGGGGCGACCTGACAACCGATGAAGGCGCCCATCAGGCTATGGCTGGCACGATCGAGAATGCGGCCGCACCCTCCATCCTCATCAACAATTGGGGCGGGGTCGCGCCGGGCCGTTGGGCCGATACCAAGGCTGAAACATGGCACGCTGACTATGAACGCAATGTGCTTTCAATGGTCCGTCTGTCTGCTTTGGCATCCGAACACATGAAGGCGGAGCATTTCGGCCGCATCGTCAATCTGGGCACTTTGGGCACCGTGCAGCCGGCGGCGCGAACCCCGCATTACTATGCTGCGAAAAGCGCACTTGCCGCAGCGTCCGCAAGTCTCGCGCGCGAGTTGGGGCCTCACGGGATTACTGTGAACCTGGTGAGCCCCGGGCTGATCAGAACCGATGAAGTCGAAGCGCATTTTAGGACGCGTGCGCAGAGAAAAGGCTGGGGTTCTGATTGGCCGGAGATTGAAAAACGCGCCATGGAAGAAATGGGCGGTGGCAACCCATCCGGTCGCATGTCGACACGTGAAGAGGTTGCCGCTGGCGTCCTGTTTTTGGCCAGCAAACCGGCAAGTCATATCTCGGGCGTCAATCTCCGTGTGGATGGTGGCGCCGGGGGCCTTTCGCTCTAG
- a CDS encoding acyl-CoA dehydrogenase family protein produces the protein MQTFRFDPCELPDSALALRDDIRAFLATELDGFPARKRAETWMGWDAEFSRKLGQKGWIGMTWPKQYGGQERSALDRYVMLEEMLSAGAPVAAHWIGDRQSGPLLLNYGTEEQRQKYLPKIASGESFFCIGMSEPDSGSDLASVRTKAERTEEGWRVNGTKLWTSGAHRAHVMIALFRTATEEGNRHGGLTQFLVDLDTPGITIRPIKDLSGNAHFNEVIFEDVLVPDSQRVGETHGAWKQVTAELAYERSGPERYLSCYPLMVELVQELGDKGTARERDEIEIGRVVAELSTLRQMSVSVAGMLEAGQNPALEASVVKDLGAVLEQRMPGLATDLLERPFHLGTGGLDEAAAYLVQNAPSFSLRGGTREILRGIIARGLGLR, from the coding sequence ATGCAGACATTCCGATTTGACCCGTGCGAGTTGCCCGACAGCGCGTTAGCGCTTCGCGATGACATTCGCGCTTTCCTGGCAACCGAGCTCGACGGCTTCCCCGCCCGAAAACGGGCTGAAACCTGGATGGGTTGGGATGCGGAATTTAGCCGCAAGCTCGGCCAGAAGGGCTGGATCGGCATGACGTGGCCCAAACAATATGGCGGCCAGGAGCGATCCGCTCTTGATAGATACGTGATGCTGGAGGAGATGCTCTCTGCCGGCGCGCCTGTCGCAGCCCATTGGATTGGCGACCGCCAGTCAGGGCCGCTCCTCCTGAATTACGGAACAGAAGAACAGCGCCAGAAATATCTGCCCAAGATCGCAAGCGGCGAAAGCTTCTTTTGCATTGGGATGAGCGAGCCTGATTCAGGATCTGACCTTGCCTCCGTGCGCACAAAAGCAGAGCGGACCGAAGAAGGTTGGCGCGTCAACGGCACCAAGCTTTGGACGTCAGGCGCTCATCGCGCCCATGTCATGATTGCCCTTTTCAGAACGGCAACAGAAGAAGGCAATCGCCACGGCGGACTGACACAGTTTCTGGTTGATCTGGACACCCCGGGTATCACCATCCGTCCAATCAAGGACCTGTCGGGCAACGCGCATTTCAACGAAGTGATTTTTGAAGACGTGTTGGTACCCGACAGCCAGCGTGTGGGCGAGACCCACGGCGCCTGGAAGCAGGTAACCGCCGAACTCGCTTATGAGCGCTCGGGGCCGGAACGCTATCTGTCCTGCTATCCTTTGATGGTTGAACTCGTCCAGGAGCTTGGCGACAAGGGAACCGCCAGGGAGCGCGACGAGATTGAAATCGGTCGCGTTGTTGCGGAGCTCTCAACCCTGCGTCAGATGTCTGTCTCGGTTGCCGGGATGCTGGAAGCCGGTCAGAACCCGGCCCTTGAAGCGTCCGTGGTCAAGGACTTGGGAGCAGTCCTTGAACAGCGCATGCCCGGCCTCGCAACAGATTTGCTCGAACGTCCCTTTCATCTGGGAACAGGAGGGCTTGATGAAGCAGCCGCTTACCTCGTTCAGAATGCACCGTCGTTCTCGTTGCGCGGTGGCACGCGGGAAATTCTACGCGGCATCATTGCCCGCGGTCTGGGGTTGAGGTAG
- a CDS encoding acyl-CoA dehydrogenase family protein codes for MNELQTMLTDTANRLFTDKLTKQVRIAAEEGDWPQDVWNAVEENGFPRVLVSEARGGAGAQWPDALVLLKACGTHAVPLPLAETILANWFLDQAGIDVPDGPVTFASAQLTSGPEGVALAGPMQDVPFAANCTHVVAVSPSDETDGGIQVALFANPQVGQANSTIARESVAQVSVSGAAIASGLARLPDNSAMLFGALARSAAIAGALQSVLLQAVQYAGERVQFGRPISKFQAVQHQLAELATHAASVGVAVDAAARAVLADPNAAEFDIAAAKVRASDAAQIGASIAHQTHGAIGFTYEHGLHFWTRRLWSWGPEYGGAAHWAQRLGKNAIEGGGHSLWATVTAR; via the coding sequence ATGAACGAACTTCAGACAATGCTGACGGACACCGCCAACCGTCTGTTCACGGATAAGCTGACAAAGCAGGTCCGCATCGCAGCGGAAGAGGGTGACTGGCCTCAGGACGTGTGGAACGCCGTTGAAGAGAACGGCTTCCCAAGAGTCTTGGTCAGCGAGGCGCGCGGTGGCGCAGGAGCGCAATGGCCTGATGCTCTTGTTCTTCTCAAGGCCTGCGGAACCCATGCGGTGCCTTTGCCGCTGGCAGAAACAATTCTCGCAAATTGGTTTTTGGATCAGGCAGGCATCGACGTGCCCGATGGACCGGTCACTTTTGCATCTGCGCAACTCACGTCCGGACCTGAAGGTGTGGCCCTCGCCGGGCCAATGCAGGACGTGCCTTTTGCGGCGAATTGCACCCATGTGGTTGCAGTGTCGCCATCCGATGAGACCGATGGCGGCATCCAGGTCGCGTTGTTTGCCAACCCTCAGGTCGGACAGGCCAATTCAACCATCGCACGCGAAAGCGTGGCGCAAGTGTCAGTATCTGGCGCCGCAATCGCGTCGGGCCTTGCACGTCTGCCCGACAATTCGGCGATGCTCTTCGGGGCCCTTGCCCGGTCTGCTGCCATTGCAGGCGCCCTGCAATCTGTTCTTCTTCAGGCCGTGCAATACGCGGGCGAGCGGGTTCAGTTTGGTCGCCCGATTTCCAAGTTCCAGGCTGTGCAACATCAACTTGCCGAACTCGCCACCCACGCCGCATCTGTTGGCGTAGCTGTCGATGCCGCCGCCCGCGCCGTTCTGGCAGACCCAAATGCTGCGGAGTTCGATATTGCTGCTGCCAAGGTCCGCGCGTCGGATGCAGCGCAAATAGGCGCTTCCATTGCCCATCAGACCCACGGCGCCATCGGGTTCACCTATGAGCACGGCCTGCATTTTTGGACACGCAGACTATGGTCCTGGGGGCCGGAATATGGCGGGGCGGCCCACTGGGCCCAACGGCTTGGCAAAAATGCAATTGAGGGTGGTGGACATAGCCTTTGGGCGACAGTCACGGCGCGCTAA
- a CDS encoding nitroreductase, whose product MKVSEALDSRFTCRAFKDTPVPRQTIVELLETAKRAPSGGNLQPWHVYVVGGDELKNFKKIIADKLPDNPFGEGTEYDIYPKSLKEPYKSRRYKVGEDMYASINVTREDKAGRLVQFAKNFQFFDAPVALFFSIDRTMQEGQWSDLGMFIQSVMLLAREHGLDTCAQEAWAIWYKTVSEFVGIPDEQMLFCGLGIGYRDEDEPINTLRTERAPLEEFVSFKGI is encoded by the coding sequence ATGAAAGTCTCTGAAGCTCTCGACAGTCGTTTTACATGCCGTGCCTTCAAGGACACGCCAGTCCCTCGCCAGACCATTGTCGAGTTGCTGGAAACAGCAAAACGCGCGCCATCTGGGGGCAATCTGCAACCTTGGCATGTTTATGTTGTCGGCGGTGACGAACTGAAGAACTTTAAGAAGATCATCGCAGACAAGCTCCCGGACAATCCCTTCGGAGAGGGGACCGAGTACGACATCTATCCCAAGTCGCTGAAGGAGCCGTACAAGTCCCGCCGCTACAAGGTCGGCGAGGATATGTATGCGAGCATAAATGTTACCCGCGAAGACAAGGCCGGGCGGCTGGTTCAGTTTGCCAAGAACTTCCAGTTCTTCGATGCGCCGGTGGCTCTCTTCTTCTCCATTGATCGCACGATGCAGGAAGGTCAGTGGTCTGATCTGGGCATGTTCATCCAGTCGGTCATGCTCCTCGCGCGCGAACACGGCCTTGATACATGCGCCCAGGAGGCGTGGGCGATCTGGTACAAGACAGTCAGTGAGTTTGTCGGCATTCCGGACGAGCAGATGCTCTTTTGTGGCCTGGGAATCGGCTACCGCGATGAAGATGAGCCAATAAACACGCTGAGAACGGAGCGTGCGCCCCTAGAAGAGTTTGTGAGTTTCAAGGGAATTTAG